One Ananas comosus cultivar F153 linkage group 1, ASM154086v1, whole genome shotgun sequence DNA window includes the following coding sequences:
- the LOC109715770 gene encoding uncharacterized protein At5g08430-like isoform X1, translated as MGRVKRNKEEIAEDYCFACKDGGHLRVCDFKSCLKAYHPQCVGKESSFLETDEQWNCGWHSCFICKRSSFVQCFCCPSSVCRKCIREVEFVQAKKKTKGFCNNCLRLTILIEKNVDVDSDGGKVDFKDSETYEFLFKDYWAIVKDKEHLSLTDLQVANALLKGGKSYTSESDSDRCSVEQQTYEDDDLQDNSDDETSFLANLKRKKRRKVKAPIKRCKSKKKTYVGWGSEELIGFLSSIGKDTKEPITQLDASEIVKDYIQSNNLLHTNKKKKNVICDERLLSLFRRKKLKLHKIYSLLESHFAANGDSDDEISLSSEEEDNMVLREKKRNISSEFKVKKSNSNYYREKFLGSMKSSSASIIEENIKLVYLKRSLVIDLLKYPENFEQKVVGCFVRVKRDPKDFYNMPQKVYQLGQVNGIKKVTETYKIGELKTDVVLCISNMVKDVQISMLSDDDFEEEECEDLRQLVKEGLLERPTVGQLEEKAKSVHADIISHWIDRELVRLQRLIDQANEKGWRRELYECIDKRELLRTPEERQRLLKEIPKVIADIEGEIRDTTCSSEDHEETKDGNVTNVNSPQKVSAVKRADSGENAAAEGPEETNPRNSSLCNENCDDRHKVIEIAGSKENPKRNKARKALAVDLAEDDDSLITLEKSKPSTTFKVISNQVICESDTVWHYIDPQGKGQGPFSMAMLREWKEGGFFDSNFKVWRTGQSPENSILLRDALRLTIKIVD; from the exons ATGGGGAGGGTGAAGAGGAACAAGGAGGAGATTGCGGAGGATTACTGCTTCGCTTGCAAGGATGGGGGCCATCTCCGTGTCTGCGACTTCAA GAGCTGTCTGAAAGCTTACCATCCTCAATGTGTGGGAAAGGAATCTTCTTTCCTTGAAACAGATGAACAATGGAACTGTG GTTGGCACTCGTGTTTTATCTGCAAAAGGAGTTCGTTTGTGCAATGTTTCTGTTGTCCGAGCTCTGTGTGCCGCAAATGCATCAGAGAAGTTGAGTTTGTGCAAGCTAAGAAAAAGACAAAGGGCTTCTGTAATAATTGTTTAAGGCTGACAATCTTGATAGAGAAAAATGTTGATGTTGATTCTGATGGG GGTAAAGTTGATTTCAAAGATTCAGAAACTTATGAGTTTCTGTTTAAGGACTACTGGGCTATAGTAAAAGATAAGGAACATTTATCATTGACTGATCTTCAAGTGGCCAATGCTCTTCTCAAAGGAGGTAAAAGCTATACAAGTGAATCAGATTCAGATAGGTGTTCTGTAGAGCAGCAAACGTATGAGGATGATGACTTGCAAGATAATTCTGATGATGAGACGTCCTTTCTTGCAAATCTGAAAAGGAAAAAGCGGAGGAAAGTAAAAGCACCTATTAAAAGATGCAAGTCCAAGAAGAAAACCTATGTTGGGTGGGGTTCGGAAGAGCTAATAGGATTTCTTTCATCTATCGGTAAGGATACAAAAGAACCTATAACGCAATTGGACGCGTCTGAAATTGTAAAGGATTACATCCAATCGAACAATCTTTTGCATActaataagaagaaaaagaacgTTATATGTGATGAGAGGCTTCTTTCCCTATTTAGGAGGAAAAAACTGAAGCTTCATAAAATCTACAGCTTGCTGGAAAGCCACTTTGCTGCTAATGGTGATTCAGATGATGAAATTTCACTCAGttcagaagaagaagataacaTGGTTTTacgggagaagaagaggaacatCAGTTCTGAATTCAAGGTTAAGAAATCCAATTCAAATTATTACAGGGAAAAGTTTTTGGGGTCAATGAAAAGTTCCTCTGCTTCAATTATAGAAGAAAATATTAAGTTAGTCTATTTGAAAAGGTCTTTAGTCATTGACCTTCTGAAGTACCCTGAAAACTTCGAGCAAAAAGTTGTTGGCTGCTTTGTCAGGGTTAAGAGAGATCCTAAAGATTTTTACAACATGCCGCAAAAAGTATACCAGCTTGGGCAGGTTAATG GTATTAAGAAGGTTACTGAGACTTATAAGATAGGGGAGTTGAAAACAGATGTCGTACTGTGTATTTCCAACATGGTAAAAGACGTTCAAATTTCTATGCTGTCGGATGATGACTTTGAGGAG GAAGAATGTGAAGATCTCCGCCAGTTGGTGAAGGAAGGTCTTTTGGAAAGGCCTACTGTT GGACAGCTTGAGGAAAAGGCGAAAAGTGTACATGCGGATATTATAAGTCat TGGATTGATAGAGAACTTGTGAGATTGCAAAGGTTGATAGATCAAGCAAATGAGAAGGGTTGGCGCAGAGA GCTGTATGAATGCATTGATAAAAGAGAGCTACTTCGGACACCAGAAGAAAGACAGCGACTTCTTAAAGAGATACCAAAAGTAATTGCAGACATAGAAGGAGAAATTAGAGACACAACCTGCTCATCTGAAGATCATGAAGAAACTAA AGATGGAAATGTCACCAATGTGAACTCTCCGCAAAAAGTTTCAG CAGTGAAAAGAGCTGACTCCGGCGAAAATGCAGCAGCAGAAGGACCTGAAG AAACCAACCCACGTAATTCGAGCTTATGCAATGAGAATTGCGACGATCGCCATAAAGTGATCGAAATCGCAGGAAGCAAAGAAAACCCAAAGCGTAACAAGGCAAGAAAAGCGCTAGCTGTCGACCTAGCCGAAGATGATGACAGCTTGATTACCTTGGAGAAAAGCAAGCCCTCCACAACCTTCAAGGTGATATCCAATCAAGTGATCTGCGAGAGCGACACTGTGTGGCACTACATTGACCCGCAAGGAAAAGGACAAGGACCATTTTCAATGGCCATGCTAAGGGAGTGGAAAGAAGGCGGTTTCTTCGACAGTAATTTCAAAGTTTGGCGAACAGGCCAATCCCCAGAGAACTCCATTTTGCTGCGAGATGCGCTTCGACTTACTATAAAGATCGTCGACTAG
- the LOC109715770 gene encoding uncharacterized protein At5g08430-like isoform X3 — protein MGRVKRNKEEIAEDYCFACKDGGHLRVCDFKSCLKAYHPQCVGKESSFLETDEQWNCGWHSCFICKRSSFVQCFCCPSSVCRKCIREVEFVQAKKKTKGFCNNCLRLTILIEKNVDVDSDGGKVDFKDSETYEFLFKDYWAIVKDKEHLSLTDLQVANALLKGGKSYTSESDSDRCSVEQQTYEDDDLQDNSDDETSFLANLKRKKRRKVKAPIKRCKSKKKTYVGWGSEELIGFLSSIGKDTKEPITQLDASEIVKDYIQSNNLLHTNKKKKNVICDERLLSLFRRKKLKLHKIYSLLESHFAANGDSDDEISLSSEEEDNMVLREKKRNISSEFKVKKSNSNYYREKFLGSMKSSSASIIEENIKLVYLKRSLVIDLLKYPENFEQKVVGCFVRVKRDPKDFYNMPQKVYQLGQVNGIKKVTETYKIGELKTDVVLCISNMVKDVQISMLSDDDFEEEECEDLRQLVKEGLLERPTVGQLEEKAKSVHADIISHWIDRELVRLQRLIDQANEKGWRRELYECIDKRELLRTPEERQRLLKEIPKVIADIEGEIRDTTCSSEDHEENGNVTNVNSPQKVSAVKRADSGENAAAEGPEETNPRNSSLCNENCDDRHKVIEIAGSKENPKRNKARKALAVDLAEDDDSLITLEKSKPSTTFKVISNQVICESDTVWHYIDPQGKGQGPFSMAMLREWKEGGFFDSNFKVWRTGQSPENSILLRDALRLTIKIVD, from the exons ATGGGGAGGGTGAAGAGGAACAAGGAGGAGATTGCGGAGGATTACTGCTTCGCTTGCAAGGATGGGGGCCATCTCCGTGTCTGCGACTTCAA GAGCTGTCTGAAAGCTTACCATCCTCAATGTGTGGGAAAGGAATCTTCTTTCCTTGAAACAGATGAACAATGGAACTGTG GTTGGCACTCGTGTTTTATCTGCAAAAGGAGTTCGTTTGTGCAATGTTTCTGTTGTCCGAGCTCTGTGTGCCGCAAATGCATCAGAGAAGTTGAGTTTGTGCAAGCTAAGAAAAAGACAAAGGGCTTCTGTAATAATTGTTTAAGGCTGACAATCTTGATAGAGAAAAATGTTGATGTTGATTCTGATGGG GGTAAAGTTGATTTCAAAGATTCAGAAACTTATGAGTTTCTGTTTAAGGACTACTGGGCTATAGTAAAAGATAAGGAACATTTATCATTGACTGATCTTCAAGTGGCCAATGCTCTTCTCAAAGGAGGTAAAAGCTATACAAGTGAATCAGATTCAGATAGGTGTTCTGTAGAGCAGCAAACGTATGAGGATGATGACTTGCAAGATAATTCTGATGATGAGACGTCCTTTCTTGCAAATCTGAAAAGGAAAAAGCGGAGGAAAGTAAAAGCACCTATTAAAAGATGCAAGTCCAAGAAGAAAACCTATGTTGGGTGGGGTTCGGAAGAGCTAATAGGATTTCTTTCATCTATCGGTAAGGATACAAAAGAACCTATAACGCAATTGGACGCGTCTGAAATTGTAAAGGATTACATCCAATCGAACAATCTTTTGCATActaataagaagaaaaagaacgTTATATGTGATGAGAGGCTTCTTTCCCTATTTAGGAGGAAAAAACTGAAGCTTCATAAAATCTACAGCTTGCTGGAAAGCCACTTTGCTGCTAATGGTGATTCAGATGATGAAATTTCACTCAGttcagaagaagaagataacaTGGTTTTacgggagaagaagaggaacatCAGTTCTGAATTCAAGGTTAAGAAATCCAATTCAAATTATTACAGGGAAAAGTTTTTGGGGTCAATGAAAAGTTCCTCTGCTTCAATTATAGAAGAAAATATTAAGTTAGTCTATTTGAAAAGGTCTTTAGTCATTGACCTTCTGAAGTACCCTGAAAACTTCGAGCAAAAAGTTGTTGGCTGCTTTGTCAGGGTTAAGAGAGATCCTAAAGATTTTTACAACATGCCGCAAAAAGTATACCAGCTTGGGCAGGTTAATG GTATTAAGAAGGTTACTGAGACTTATAAGATAGGGGAGTTGAAAACAGATGTCGTACTGTGTATTTCCAACATGGTAAAAGACGTTCAAATTTCTATGCTGTCGGATGATGACTTTGAGGAG GAAGAATGTGAAGATCTCCGCCAGTTGGTGAAGGAAGGTCTTTTGGAAAGGCCTACTGTT GGACAGCTTGAGGAAAAGGCGAAAAGTGTACATGCGGATATTATAAGTCat TGGATTGATAGAGAACTTGTGAGATTGCAAAGGTTGATAGATCAAGCAAATGAGAAGGGTTGGCGCAGAGA GCTGTATGAATGCATTGATAAAAGAGAGCTACTTCGGACACCAGAAGAAAGACAGCGACTTCTTAAAGAGATACCAAAAGTAATTGCAGACATAGAAGGAGAAATTAGAGACACAACCTGCTCATCTGAAGATCATGAAGAAA ATGGAAATGTCACCAATGTGAACTCTCCGCAAAAAGTTTCAG CAGTGAAAAGAGCTGACTCCGGCGAAAATGCAGCAGCAGAAGGACCTGAAG AAACCAACCCACGTAATTCGAGCTTATGCAATGAGAATTGCGACGATCGCCATAAAGTGATCGAAATCGCAGGAAGCAAAGAAAACCCAAAGCGTAACAAGGCAAGAAAAGCGCTAGCTGTCGACCTAGCCGAAGATGATGACAGCTTGATTACCTTGGAGAAAAGCAAGCCCTCCACAACCTTCAAGGTGATATCCAATCAAGTGATCTGCGAGAGCGACACTGTGTGGCACTACATTGACCCGCAAGGAAAAGGACAAGGACCATTTTCAATGGCCATGCTAAGGGAGTGGAAAGAAGGCGGTTTCTTCGACAGTAATTTCAAAGTTTGGCGAACAGGCCAATCCCCAGAGAACTCCATTTTGCTGCGAGATGCGCTTCGACTTACTATAAAGATCGTCGACTAG
- the LOC109715770 gene encoding uncharacterized protein At5g08430-like isoform X4 — protein MGRVKRNKEEIAEDYCFACKDGGHLRVCDFKSCLKAYHPQCVGKESSFLETDEQWNCGWHSCFICKRSSFVQCFCCPSSVCRKCIREVEFVQAKKKTKGFCNNCLRLTILIEKNVDVDSDGGKVDFKDSETYEFLFKDYWAIVKDKEHLSLTDLQVANALLKGGKSYTSESDSDRCSVEQQTYEDDDLQDNSDDETSFLANLKRKKRRKVKAPIKRCKSKKKTYVGWGSEELIGFLSSIGKDTKEPITQLDASEIVKDYIQSNNLLHTNKKKKNVICDERLLSLFRRKKLKLHKIYSLLESHFAANGDSDDEISLSSEEEDNMVLREKKRNISSEFKVKKSNSNYYREKFLGSMKSSSASIIEENIKLVYLKRSLVIDLLKYPENFEQKVVGCFVRVKRDPKDFYNMPQKVYQLGQVNGIKKVTETYKIGELKTDVVLCISNMVKDVQISMLSDDDFEEEECEDLRQLVKEGLLERPTVGQLEEKAKSVHADIISHWIDRELVRLQRLIDQANEKGWRRELYECIDKRELLRTPEERQRLLKEIPKVIADIEGEIRDTTCSSEDHEENGNVTNVNSPQKVSVKRADSGENAAAEGPEETNPRNSSLCNENCDDRHKVIEIAGSKENPKRNKARKALAVDLAEDDDSLITLEKSKPSTTFKVISNQVICESDTVWHYIDPQGKGQGPFSMAMLREWKEGGFFDSNFKVWRTGQSPENSILLRDALRLTIKIVD, from the exons ATGGGGAGGGTGAAGAGGAACAAGGAGGAGATTGCGGAGGATTACTGCTTCGCTTGCAAGGATGGGGGCCATCTCCGTGTCTGCGACTTCAA GAGCTGTCTGAAAGCTTACCATCCTCAATGTGTGGGAAAGGAATCTTCTTTCCTTGAAACAGATGAACAATGGAACTGTG GTTGGCACTCGTGTTTTATCTGCAAAAGGAGTTCGTTTGTGCAATGTTTCTGTTGTCCGAGCTCTGTGTGCCGCAAATGCATCAGAGAAGTTGAGTTTGTGCAAGCTAAGAAAAAGACAAAGGGCTTCTGTAATAATTGTTTAAGGCTGACAATCTTGATAGAGAAAAATGTTGATGTTGATTCTGATGGG GGTAAAGTTGATTTCAAAGATTCAGAAACTTATGAGTTTCTGTTTAAGGACTACTGGGCTATAGTAAAAGATAAGGAACATTTATCATTGACTGATCTTCAAGTGGCCAATGCTCTTCTCAAAGGAGGTAAAAGCTATACAAGTGAATCAGATTCAGATAGGTGTTCTGTAGAGCAGCAAACGTATGAGGATGATGACTTGCAAGATAATTCTGATGATGAGACGTCCTTTCTTGCAAATCTGAAAAGGAAAAAGCGGAGGAAAGTAAAAGCACCTATTAAAAGATGCAAGTCCAAGAAGAAAACCTATGTTGGGTGGGGTTCGGAAGAGCTAATAGGATTTCTTTCATCTATCGGTAAGGATACAAAAGAACCTATAACGCAATTGGACGCGTCTGAAATTGTAAAGGATTACATCCAATCGAACAATCTTTTGCATActaataagaagaaaaagaacgTTATATGTGATGAGAGGCTTCTTTCCCTATTTAGGAGGAAAAAACTGAAGCTTCATAAAATCTACAGCTTGCTGGAAAGCCACTTTGCTGCTAATGGTGATTCAGATGATGAAATTTCACTCAGttcagaagaagaagataacaTGGTTTTacgggagaagaagaggaacatCAGTTCTGAATTCAAGGTTAAGAAATCCAATTCAAATTATTACAGGGAAAAGTTTTTGGGGTCAATGAAAAGTTCCTCTGCTTCAATTATAGAAGAAAATATTAAGTTAGTCTATTTGAAAAGGTCTTTAGTCATTGACCTTCTGAAGTACCCTGAAAACTTCGAGCAAAAAGTTGTTGGCTGCTTTGTCAGGGTTAAGAGAGATCCTAAAGATTTTTACAACATGCCGCAAAAAGTATACCAGCTTGGGCAGGTTAATG GTATTAAGAAGGTTACTGAGACTTATAAGATAGGGGAGTTGAAAACAGATGTCGTACTGTGTATTTCCAACATGGTAAAAGACGTTCAAATTTCTATGCTGTCGGATGATGACTTTGAGGAG GAAGAATGTGAAGATCTCCGCCAGTTGGTGAAGGAAGGTCTTTTGGAAAGGCCTACTGTT GGACAGCTTGAGGAAAAGGCGAAAAGTGTACATGCGGATATTATAAGTCat TGGATTGATAGAGAACTTGTGAGATTGCAAAGGTTGATAGATCAAGCAAATGAGAAGGGTTGGCGCAGAGA GCTGTATGAATGCATTGATAAAAGAGAGCTACTTCGGACACCAGAAGAAAGACAGCGACTTCTTAAAGAGATACCAAAAGTAATTGCAGACATAGAAGGAGAAATTAGAGACACAACCTGCTCATCTGAAGATCATGAAGAAA ATGGAAATGTCACCAATGTGAACTCTCCGCAAAAAGTTTCAG TGAAAAGAGCTGACTCCGGCGAAAATGCAGCAGCAGAAGGACCTGAAG AAACCAACCCACGTAATTCGAGCTTATGCAATGAGAATTGCGACGATCGCCATAAAGTGATCGAAATCGCAGGAAGCAAAGAAAACCCAAAGCGTAACAAGGCAAGAAAAGCGCTAGCTGTCGACCTAGCCGAAGATGATGACAGCTTGATTACCTTGGAGAAAAGCAAGCCCTCCACAACCTTCAAGGTGATATCCAATCAAGTGATCTGCGAGAGCGACACTGTGTGGCACTACATTGACCCGCAAGGAAAAGGACAAGGACCATTTTCAATGGCCATGCTAAGGGAGTGGAAAGAAGGCGGTTTCTTCGACAGTAATTTCAAAGTTTGGCGAACAGGCCAATCCCCAGAGAACTCCATTTTGCTGCGAGATGCGCTTCGACTTACTATAAAGATCGTCGACTAG
- the LOC109715770 gene encoding uncharacterized protein At5g08430-like isoform X2: MGRVKRNKEEIAEDYCFACKDGGHLRVCDFKSCLKAYHPQCVGKESSFLETDEQWNCGWHSCFICKRSSFVQCFCCPSSVCRKCIREVEFVQAKKKTKGFCNNCLRLTILIEKNVDVDSDGGKVDFKDSETYEFLFKDYWAIVKDKEHLSLTDLQVANALLKGGKSYTSESDSDRCSVEQQTYEDDDLQDNSDDETSFLANLKRKKRRKVKAPIKRCKSKKKTYVGWGSEELIGFLSSIGKDTKEPITQLDASEIVKDYIQSNNLLHTNKKKKNVICDERLLSLFRRKKLKLHKIYSLLESHFAANGDSDDEISLSSEEEDNMVLREKKRNISSEFKVKKSNSNYYREKFLGSMKSSSASIIEENIKLVYLKRSLVIDLLKYPENFEQKVVGCFVRVKRDPKDFYNMPQKVYQLGQVNGIKKVTETYKIGELKTDVVLCISNMVKDVQISMLSDDDFEEEECEDLRQLVKEGLLERPTVGQLEEKAKSVHADIISHWIDRELVRLQRLIDQANEKGWRRELYECIDKRELLRTPEERQRLLKEIPKVIADIEGEIRDTTCSSEDHEETKDGNVTNVNSPQKVSVKRADSGENAAAEGPEETNPRNSSLCNENCDDRHKVIEIAGSKENPKRNKARKALAVDLAEDDDSLITLEKSKPSTTFKVISNQVICESDTVWHYIDPQGKGQGPFSMAMLREWKEGGFFDSNFKVWRTGQSPENSILLRDALRLTIKIVD, encoded by the exons ATGGGGAGGGTGAAGAGGAACAAGGAGGAGATTGCGGAGGATTACTGCTTCGCTTGCAAGGATGGGGGCCATCTCCGTGTCTGCGACTTCAA GAGCTGTCTGAAAGCTTACCATCCTCAATGTGTGGGAAAGGAATCTTCTTTCCTTGAAACAGATGAACAATGGAACTGTG GTTGGCACTCGTGTTTTATCTGCAAAAGGAGTTCGTTTGTGCAATGTTTCTGTTGTCCGAGCTCTGTGTGCCGCAAATGCATCAGAGAAGTTGAGTTTGTGCAAGCTAAGAAAAAGACAAAGGGCTTCTGTAATAATTGTTTAAGGCTGACAATCTTGATAGAGAAAAATGTTGATGTTGATTCTGATGGG GGTAAAGTTGATTTCAAAGATTCAGAAACTTATGAGTTTCTGTTTAAGGACTACTGGGCTATAGTAAAAGATAAGGAACATTTATCATTGACTGATCTTCAAGTGGCCAATGCTCTTCTCAAAGGAGGTAAAAGCTATACAAGTGAATCAGATTCAGATAGGTGTTCTGTAGAGCAGCAAACGTATGAGGATGATGACTTGCAAGATAATTCTGATGATGAGACGTCCTTTCTTGCAAATCTGAAAAGGAAAAAGCGGAGGAAAGTAAAAGCACCTATTAAAAGATGCAAGTCCAAGAAGAAAACCTATGTTGGGTGGGGTTCGGAAGAGCTAATAGGATTTCTTTCATCTATCGGTAAGGATACAAAAGAACCTATAACGCAATTGGACGCGTCTGAAATTGTAAAGGATTACATCCAATCGAACAATCTTTTGCATActaataagaagaaaaagaacgTTATATGTGATGAGAGGCTTCTTTCCCTATTTAGGAGGAAAAAACTGAAGCTTCATAAAATCTACAGCTTGCTGGAAAGCCACTTTGCTGCTAATGGTGATTCAGATGATGAAATTTCACTCAGttcagaagaagaagataacaTGGTTTTacgggagaagaagaggaacatCAGTTCTGAATTCAAGGTTAAGAAATCCAATTCAAATTATTACAGGGAAAAGTTTTTGGGGTCAATGAAAAGTTCCTCTGCTTCAATTATAGAAGAAAATATTAAGTTAGTCTATTTGAAAAGGTCTTTAGTCATTGACCTTCTGAAGTACCCTGAAAACTTCGAGCAAAAAGTTGTTGGCTGCTTTGTCAGGGTTAAGAGAGATCCTAAAGATTTTTACAACATGCCGCAAAAAGTATACCAGCTTGGGCAGGTTAATG GTATTAAGAAGGTTACTGAGACTTATAAGATAGGGGAGTTGAAAACAGATGTCGTACTGTGTATTTCCAACATGGTAAAAGACGTTCAAATTTCTATGCTGTCGGATGATGACTTTGAGGAG GAAGAATGTGAAGATCTCCGCCAGTTGGTGAAGGAAGGTCTTTTGGAAAGGCCTACTGTT GGACAGCTTGAGGAAAAGGCGAAAAGTGTACATGCGGATATTATAAGTCat TGGATTGATAGAGAACTTGTGAGATTGCAAAGGTTGATAGATCAAGCAAATGAGAAGGGTTGGCGCAGAGA GCTGTATGAATGCATTGATAAAAGAGAGCTACTTCGGACACCAGAAGAAAGACAGCGACTTCTTAAAGAGATACCAAAAGTAATTGCAGACATAGAAGGAGAAATTAGAGACACAACCTGCTCATCTGAAGATCATGAAGAAACTAA AGATGGAAATGTCACCAATGTGAACTCTCCGCAAAAAGTTTCAG TGAAAAGAGCTGACTCCGGCGAAAATGCAGCAGCAGAAGGACCTGAAG AAACCAACCCACGTAATTCGAGCTTATGCAATGAGAATTGCGACGATCGCCATAAAGTGATCGAAATCGCAGGAAGCAAAGAAAACCCAAAGCGTAACAAGGCAAGAAAAGCGCTAGCTGTCGACCTAGCCGAAGATGATGACAGCTTGATTACCTTGGAGAAAAGCAAGCCCTCCACAACCTTCAAGGTGATATCCAATCAAGTGATCTGCGAGAGCGACACTGTGTGGCACTACATTGACCCGCAAGGAAAAGGACAAGGACCATTTTCAATGGCCATGCTAAGGGAGTGGAAAGAAGGCGGTTTCTTCGACAGTAATTTCAAAGTTTGGCGAACAGGCCAATCCCCAGAGAACTCCATTTTGCTGCGAGATGCGCTTCGACTTACTATAAAGATCGTCGACTAG